One segment of Cutaneotrichosporon cavernicola HIS019 DNA, chromosome: 4 DNA contains the following:
- the DBP5 gene encoding uncharacterized protein (helicase superfamily c-terminal domain), whose product MSTKDWADADSDQDEDDNDLRKRLGGMAPPDTSNADNSARESSPGVASLASRIGGLSTDAPVAPKERPKPNTANPLFGKALASVKDRVPSSSAPAFPAKENEDEPKPAEVAPDQPTGERKAEMDDGWGNPSDSVAGDSVDMNDDVSGLISNDFQVEVKLADQQADPNSPLYSVKNFEELPLHPDLLKGIYGAGFQKPSKIQEKALPMLLANPATNLIGQSQSGTGKTAAFALNMLSRVDPAVLTPQAICLAPSRELARQIQSVINKLGQFTDIKTFLAVPKSWRRGNRLTEQILIGTPGTLVDMIGSRVFDPKQIRVFVLDEADEMIQLQGLGDQTFRIKKVLPPEIQNVLFSATFPDEVQEFAQLFAPSANQIYLKKEDITVDAITQLKLECENEHAKFDALSALYDVMSIGQSIVFCKRKVTADEITQRLVSEGHSVASLHGDKDHAERDKVLDGFRDGKTKVLITTNVVARGIDIQQVNMVVNYDVPDLGPEGNWEPDIETYIHRIGRTGRFGRKGLAVTFIHDARSKRDIETIQNRLGKPMKRISVDKDLDQLEKALKAATKAPPASS is encoded by the exons aTGTCAACTAAAGATTGGGCAGACGCGGATTCGGACCAAGACGAAGACGACAACGATCTCCGCAAGAGACTTGGTGGGATGG CTCCTCCTGATACTTCAAACGCAGACAACTCTG CTCGCGAATCTTCCCCCGGCGTGGCCTCCCTCGCATCTCGTATCGGCGGCCTCTCCACCGACGCCCCAGTTGCCCCCAAGGAACGCCCAAAGCCCAACACTGCCAACCCTCTCTTTGGCAAGGCTCTCGCTAGCGTCAAGGACCGCGTACCTTCCTCCAGCGCCCCCGCCTTCCCAGCAAaggagaacgaggacgaaCCAAAGCCTGCGGAAGTAGCACCCGACCAGCCCACGGGTGAAAGGAAGGCAGAGATGGACGACG GCTGGGGCAACCCCTCAGACTCTGTCGCCGGCGACTCGGTCGACATGAACGATGACGTGTCGGGCCTCATCTCCAACGACTTCCAGGTTGAGGTCAAGCTTGCCGACCAGCAGGCCGACCCCAACTCGCCACTCTACTCGGTCAAGAATTTCGAGGAGCTTCCTCT TCACCCCGATCTGCTCAAGGGAATCTACGGCGCTGGCTTCCAGAAGCCCTCCAAGATTCAGGAGAAGGCGCTGCCGATGCTCCTCGCGAATCCCGCGACCAACCTCATCGGGCAGTCGCAGTCGGGTACAGGCAAGACTGCCGCCTTCGCACTCAACATGCTCTCGCGTGTGGACCCAGCCGTTCTGACTCCCCAGGCCATCTGCCTGGCACCGTCTCGagagctcgcgcgccagaTCCAGTCTGTCATTAACAAGCTCGGCCAGTTCACCGACATCAAGaccttcctcgctgtcCCCAAGTCTTGGCGCCGCGGCAACCGTCTTACCGAGCAGATCTTAATCGGCACCCCGGGTACCCTCGTTGACATGATCGGTTCGCGCGTCTTCGACCCCAAGCAGATCCGTGTCTTTGttcttgacgaggccgatgaGATGATTCAGCTCCAGGGTCTCGGTGACCAGACTTTCCGCATCAAGAA GGTACTCCCGCCTGAGATCCAGAACGTGCTGTTTTCGGCCACGTTCCCGGACGAGGTCCAGGAGTTCGCGCAGCTCTTCGCACCCAGCGCCAACCAGATCTacctcaagaaggaggacatCACGGTAGACGCTATCACCCAGCTCAAGCTGGAGTGCGAGAACGAGCACGCCAAGTTTGACGCCTTATCGGCCCTTTACGACGTCATGTCGATCGGCCAGAGCATCGTCTTCTGCAAGCGCAAGGTGACTGCGGACGAGATTACCCAGCGCCTCGTCTCTGAGGGCCACTCGGTCGCCTCCCTGCACGGCGACAAGGACCATGCTGAGCGCGacaaggtcctcgacgggTTCCGCGACGGCAAGACGAAGGTCCTTATTACCACCAATGTCGTCGCCCGTGGCATTGACATCCAGCAGGTCAACATGGTGGTCAACTACGACGTCCCCGACCTGGGCCCTGAGGGTAACTGGGAGCCTGACATCGAGACGTACATCCATCGTATCG GCCGCACGGGTCGCTTTGGTCGCAAGggcctcgccgtcacctTCATCCACGACGCCCGCTCCAAGAGAGACATCGAGACGATCCAGAACAGACTCGGCAAGCCGATGAAGCGCATCAGTGTCGACAAGGACCTCGACCAGCTGGAGAAG
- the CCR4 gene encoding uncharacterized protein (Endonuclease/Exonuclease/phosphatase family) has protein sequence MPPPLVTNSLSPNTRPLSITHLRDTTHSTSFFPLIDRYPLDAKHHQEGGAEPLGGLGGRGLGGGGGAGGGAGNGGAGWSRPAAFNAPLSMNSPFGGGGQGGLFGGHPQGGQGHHGGPGGPHVHNQHGGLHSHNHQHPHHAAFGNGGGNNSHFGGQGGLGLGGHGAPGQFGSGMGGGMGFGGQPSSPPRAQQEQAMPMTTHWQQQLLRAETSRVSSSPHHRARSAAMASRMTNKPAAVAILNPNDNNRPASAQGIGSPAPGTPNGHRKNVLSVASNTPSAVPSPPANGTKDTDAGADPMNSSQPPAPASKPDDAPYEPWTGLDLGGIHLKTLSPSLFTFTHITSLYINHNNLKVLPAAISNLRQLTLLDATSNELQSLPPEIGMLSKLKELLLFDNQLQNLPTEIGGLYQLEVLGVEGNPMDEFVRKTLAESGAPVLIAHFRDLHTSEAPPDRAWIEVEPDLELDAGSTESFTTLSYNILCPSFAPSSSYAYTPAWALEWPYRRETLLEELMNASADVVCLQEIDSEQYAEWFYPKLKERGYDGAHYPRSRARTMSADDAKLIDGCATFWKREKFHLIETHVIEFNQMALHNLEVRTEDMFNRVMSRDNIATTALLESVKTGARLVVANAHIFWDHRYRDVKLVQIGMMMERLGEIVENFSSFPAKPAVEGEPAPAKYDRKERGRDIPLVLCVDLNSLANSGVYEYISKGEVPGAHEDFMDHKYGAYTDKGLKHDLELRSSCASFGEMKMTNYTPTFDEAIDYIFYTPRSLKVTSVLGDIDRKYLSKVVGFPNAYFPSDHIPVFAQFRTKGDADKKPKMPSYMRQ, from the exons ATGCCACCACCCTTGGTCACCAACAGTCTCTCACCCAATACTCGACCTCTGTCCATCACTCATCTGCGGGATACTACCCACTCGACATCTTTCT TTCCCTTGATAGACCGATACCCACTGGAT GCCAAGCACCACCAGGAAGGCGGCGCTGAGCCactcggcggcctcggcggcagaggacttggcggcggtggtggcgcaggaggaggagcagggaATGGCGGAGCAGGTTGGAGTCGGCCAGCCGCCTTCAACGCTCCTCTGTCCATGAACTCTCCctttggcggcggtggccaGGGTGGGCTCTTCGGTGGCCATCCTcaaggcggccaaggacatCACGGCGGACCAGGCGGACCCCATGTTCACAACCAACACGGCGGTCTGCACTCGCACAACCACCAACACCCTCACCATGCCGCGTTTGgcaacggcggcgggaACAACTCGCACTTTGGCGGCCAGGGCGGGTTAGGCTTGGGTGGTCACGGTGCACCAGGCCAGTTCGGGTccggcatgggcggcgggATGGGCTTTGGCGGCCAGCCGTCAAGCCCACCTAGAGCCCAGCAGGAGCAAGCGATGCCCATGACCACGCACTGGCAACAGCAGCTATTGAGGGCCGAGACGTCGCGtgtctcctcgtccccgcATCACcgggcgcgctcggcggccaTGGCCTCGCGCATGACAAACAAGCCCGCTGCTgtcgccatcctcaaccccaaTGACAACAACAGGCCCGCATCTGCACAAGGGATTGGCTCGCCAGCCCCCGGCACACCCAATGGGCACCGGAAGAATGTGCTGTCCGTCGCATCGAACACTCCGTCTGCAGTGCCCTCACCGCCGGCGAATGGTACTAAAGacaccgacgccggcgccgacCCCATGAACTCTTCCCAACCCCCTGCGCCCGCATCTAAACCGGACGATGCGCCTTACGAGCCGTGGACCGGCTTGGACTTAGGCGGCATCCACCTGAAGACGCTGTCGCCCTCCCTGTTCACCTTCACACACATCACGTCGCTGTACATCAACCACAACAACCTCAAGGTGCTCCCCGCGGCCATCTCAAACCTCCGGCAGTTGACGCTTCTGGACGCGACCAGCAATGAGCTTCAGTCGCTTCCGCCCGAGATCGGCATGTtgtccaagctcaaggagcttCTGCTTTTCGACAATCAGCTTCAGAACCTGCCCACCGAGATCGGTGGCCTGTACCAGCTCGAGGTTCTCGGCGTTGAGGGCAACCCCATGGACGAGTTTGTGCGCAAGACGCTCGCTGAGAGCGGCGCGCCGGTTTTGATCGCTCACTTCCGTGATTTACACACCAGCGAGGCACCGCCAGACCGCGCATGGATCGAGGTTGAGCCtgacctcgagctggacgcGGGCAGCACAGAATCGTTTACGACCCTGTCGTACAACATCCTTTGCCCGTCGttcgcgccgagctcgtcgtaTGCGTATACGCCGGCTTGGGCACTTGAGTGGCCATACCGGAGGGAAACGCTTTTAGAGGAGCTAATGAATGCGTCGGCGGACGTCGTGTGCTTGCAAGAGATCGACTCGGAGCAGTACGCCGAGTGGTTCTAccccaagctcaaggagcggGGCTACGACGGTGCGCACTACCCACgttcgcgcgcgcgcaccaTGTCGGCGgacgacgccaagctcatcgACGGCTGTGCGACATTCTGGAAGCGGGAAAAGTTCCATCTCATCGAGACCCACGTCATCGAGTTCAACCAGATGGCGCTGcacaacctcgaggtgcgCACGGAAGACATGTTCAACCGCGTCATGTCGCGTGACAACATTGCGACGaccgcgctcctcgagtcTGTCAAGACGGGCGCTCGGTTGGTTGTGGCCAACGCGCACATCTTCTGGGACCACAGATACCGCGACGTCAAGCTTGTCCAGATAGGCATGATGATGGAGCGGCTCGGCGAGATTGTCGAGAACTTCAGCTCGTTCCCCGCCAAGCcggccgtcgagggcgagccaGCCCCCGCAAAGTACGACAGAAAGGAGCGTGGGCGCGACATACCGCTCGTGTTATGTGTCGATCTCAACTCGTTGGCCAACTCGGGTGTGTACGAGTACATCTccaagggcgaggtgcCGGGCGCACATGAGGACTTTATGGACCACAAGTACGGCGCGTACACGGACAAAGGCCTCAAGCACGACTTGGAGCTGCGGTCGTCATGTGCGAGCTTTGgcgagatgaagatgacAAACTACACGCCGACCTTTGACGAGGCCATCGACTACATCTTCTacacgccgcgctcgctcaAGGTCACGAGTGTTCTCGGCGACATTGACCGCAAGTACCTGAGCAAGGTGGTTGGGTTCCCCAACGCGTACTTCCCGTCAGA ccaCATCCCCGTCTTCGCGCAGTTCCGGACAAAGGGCGATGCGGACAAGAAGCCCAAGATGCCGTCTTACATGCGGCAGTAG